The sequence GCGACGCGAGCGCGATGCCGAGGCCGGTGGAGATCGTGCCGTCGATGCCCGCGAGCCCGCGGTTGGCGTGCACGCGCACGCGCTTGCCGGGCAGCGCCCGGTCGGCCTCGCGGATGAGGCGCGACGCCCCGAGCACGAGGCGGTCGTGCGGCCAGGTGGCCTGCCAGACGGCGCGGACCAGGCTGCGACGGGTGACGTCGGCGCGCACGGCGGCGAGCTCCGCGCGCGCGAACTCGCGGCGCTCGGCGGGCGTGGTGCCGGAGGGGACGCGCGGCGCGGCCTCGGCGGCGGCGGCCTCGTCGAGGATCGCGCGGCTCTCCCGCACCCAGGTGCCGAGCCAGCGGCGGGCCTCGGTCGGATCCGCGGGCTCGCCCACCACGCGCACGGCGGCCGGGTGGGCGGTGACGCGGTGGCGCGGGTCGTAGTCCTCGCCGCCGGTGGATCCCACGACGATCGCCTCCACGTCGTCGCGCCCCACGAGCAGCGGCACCTCGCGCGTGAGCGTGGGGTGGCCGAACACGACGACGCGCTCGACGCGGTCGCCGAAGCCCGGGCGGGCGAGGAGCTCGCGGAAGGAGACGACGAGGTTCGGGCCGAAGTGGGATCCGCTGGAGATCTCGGCGGCGAGCGGCCAGCCGCCTGCGCGCGCCAGCTCCTCGGCGGCCTCGCCCGCGGCGTGGCCGGCGACGACGAGGGTGCGCGGGCCGTGCGGGAGGTCGAGGACGTCGGCGGGCTCGGCGGCTGCCGACGGGGACCCGGCGGCCTCGGCGCCCGCGCGCGCCTCCGCGGCGGCGTCGGCGAGGTCGGGCACGGCGACGGAGAGCGGATCCCGGAACGCCACGTTCACGTGCACGGGCGTCCGCTCGTCGCGCGCCCGGCGATACGAGTCACGCGCGATGGCGGCGTCCCGCGCGAGGTCGTCGTCGGTCTCCTCGGGTGCCGGCACGTCGACGACGGCGACCCGGTCCCCGAACATCCCGGGCTGCCGCGTGGTCTGGTTGCTGGCGATGCCGCGGAGCTCCGCCGGACGGTCGCCCGTGAGCAGCAGCATCGGGACGCCCGAGTGCCAGCCCTCGAGGACGGCCGGATGCAGGTTGGCGACGGCCGTGCCGGAGGTCGTGATGACGAGCGCGGGCCGGCCGGACTCGACGCCGAGGCCGAGCGCGAGGAAGCCGGCGGCGCGCTCGTCGATGCGCACGTGCAGGCGCACGCCGTCGACGCGCTCCAGCTCCGCCGCGACGAGCGCGAGGGCCTGGGAGCGGGATCCGGGGCAGAGCACCACGTCGGTGACCCCCTCCGCGACCAGCGCGAGCAGCATCGCGATGGCGCGGTCGGTGGACGGGTTGCCGGTGCGGGGGGAGGCGGCGGACGGGCGGACGGGGTGGGGCGGGGTCTGCGTCACCGGCGGTCAGGCGTCCCGGCGGCCCGGCGCGCGGTCGTCGTCGTCGCGGTTCGGCCGCGTGGGGCCGCCCGCGGTGCCGGGGGCCTGCGGGTCGTCGGGACCCGCGCCGTCGCTGTCGAGGTCGGCGAGCTCCTGCTCGAGGCGGCGGATCCGCTCCTCCTCCGAGCGCGTGCGACCGAGGCCGGAGAGGAAGTCGGGGTCGTCGTCGGGGCCGAGGCGGCGGCCGGACGCGCGGGCGAGGTCG is a genomic window of Clavibacter capsici containing:
- the menD gene encoding 2-succinyl-5-enolpyruvyl-6-hydroxy-3-cyclohexene-1-carboxylic-acid synthase, with the protein product MLLALVAEGVTDVVLCPGSRSQALALVAAELERVDGVRLHVRIDERAAGFLALGLGVESGRPALVITTSGTAVANLHPAVLEGWHSGVPMLLLTGDRPAELRGIASNQTTRQPGMFGDRVAVVDVPAPEETDDDLARDAAIARDSYRRARDERTPVHVNVAFRDPLSVAVPDLADAAAEARAGAEAAGSPSAAAEPADVLDLPHGPRTLVVAGHAAGEAAEELARAGGWPLAAEISSGSHFGPNLVVSFRELLARPGFGDRVERVVVFGHPTLTREVPLLVGRDDVEAIVVGSTGGEDYDPRHRVTAHPAAVRVVGEPADPTEARRWLGTWVRESRAILDEAAAAEAAPRVPSGTTPAERREFARAELAAVRADVTRRSLVRAVWQATWPHDRLVLGASRLIREADRALPGKRVRVHANRGLAGIDGTISTGLGIALASQAGPGTSAAGVTRVLVGDLTLLHDVGSLLLGTGERVPRIQVIVGNDGGGTIFDGLEVSRTAAPDAIDRVMFTPQRVDLASLAAAYGWTHLRASTHGELEAALTTASEAPLLIEVPLVR
- a CDS encoding PLD nuclease N-terminal domain-containing protein — protein: MPRLLIGLAVVIVFFTVFVIVDTSLTPRTRMRGLPKPAWIAVVVLVPVIGGILWLTIGKDRTDLARASGRRLGPDDDPDFLSGLGRTRSEEERIRRLEQELADLDSDGAGPDDPQAPGTAGGPTRPNRDDDDRAPGRRDA